The proteins below are encoded in one region of Acinetobacter piscicola:
- a CDS encoding ParA family protein, translating into MSAKIIAVANHKGGCGKTTTVVHLASELANLGKKVLVIDLDPQANASLHIGLKHPSEIGVTTAELLVGDVSLLTDALEEDTNFDNVSLIYGSLNLGKTEDQLKEDAPRPSEELTTKLELLKDLYDFILIDCPPSLKLLTSNALASSTHVIIPIESGSQYGLYGVTDLLNHLEKIKRINPELQLLGALLIKHDERQNVCKLIRDEAFKQVGYIMETTIPQSTKVNQAAIMQQSLLKLDKSGKVRKAFESLAKEVLAKVN; encoded by the coding sequence ATGTCTGCAAAAATTATTGCTGTTGCGAATCACAAGGGTGGTTGTGGTAAAACAACAACAGTTGTTCATTTAGCCTCTGAGCTAGCAAACTTAGGAAAAAAAGTGCTTGTAATCGATTTAGATCCTCAAGCAAATGCTAGCTTGCATATTGGTTTAAAACATCCAAGTGAAATTGGAGTAACAACCGCTGAATTATTAGTAGGTGATGTCTCATTACTTACTGACGCTTTAGAAGAAGATACTAATTTTGATAATGTTTCACTAATTTATGGTTCTCTCAATTTAGGAAAAACTGAGGACCAATTAAAAGAAGATGCGCCAAGACCATCAGAAGAACTCACTACAAAATTAGAACTATTAAAAGATCTTTATGATTTTATTTTAATTGACTGCCCTCCAAGTTTAAAACTATTGACGAGTAATGCTTTAGCATCTTCAACACATGTAATTATCCCGATTGAATCTGGCTCACAATATGGTCTATATGGTGTTACAGACTTACTTAATCATTTAGAAAAAATAAAGCGAATCAATCCGGAGTTACAATTATTAGGTGCACTACTTATTAAGCACGATGAGAGACAAAATGTTTGTAAACTCATTCGTGATGAAGCATTTAAGCAAGTGGGCTATATTATGGAAACGACTATTCCACAAAGTACAAAAGTAAATCAAGCCGCAATTATGCAGCAGTCTTTACTTAAGCTAGACAAAAGTGGAAAGGTTCGAAAGGCTTTTGAAAGTTTAGCTAAAGAAGTTTTAGCTAAAGTTAACTGA